A region of Elusimicrobiota bacterium DNA encodes the following proteins:
- a CDS encoding ATP-binding protein, producing the protein MPPSTSFFLFGPRGTGKSTWIDAHYNRAQRFDFLKNDVLLRYIGEPQRLRREVEGKEEGSWVVLDEVQKVPSLLNEVQSVMHDRHDKIKFCLTGSSARKLKSSQANLLAGRAIQKLFFPLVSKELGADFDLERCLRYGTLPLVYTRPPLAIQTLEAYVGTYLKEEIQQEALSRNLESFSRFLKVAALMNGQVVNVAGLSRDAGVSRPSVERYFSVLVDTLIGSWVPGWQPRLKVREKQNPKFYFFDSGVVRTILGTVRDPMESFERGLLFETFVYNELRAAAHYLDVGGEIFYYRTPAGVEVDLIWSRGRKAIGIEIKSATEWRSEYGKGLRDLLDQGKIQAAYGVYRGTRAFSDSRIRICPFEQFSSQLFDGTLFA; encoded by the coding sequence ATGCCTCCATCCACCTCCTTCTTCCTTTTTGGGCCCCGGGGGACGGGGAAGTCCACCTGGATTGACGCGCATTATAACCGAGCGCAACGCTTTGATTTTTTAAAAAACGACGTCCTTCTTCGTTACATCGGAGAGCCTCAGCGCCTTCGCCGGGAAGTGGAAGGGAAAGAGGAGGGTTCTTGGGTGGTTCTGGACGAGGTTCAGAAGGTCCCCTCTCTGCTGAATGAAGTGCAATCGGTTATGCACGACCGGCATGACAAAATCAAATTTTGCCTCACCGGTTCAAGTGCGCGGAAGTTAAAATCAAGCCAAGCCAATTTACTGGCCGGCCGGGCCATCCAGAAATTGTTTTTCCCCCTGGTCTCCAAAGAACTGGGCGCCGATTTTGATTTGGAACGTTGTCTTCGCTATGGCACGTTGCCTCTTGTTTACACACGGCCTCCGTTGGCGATTCAAACCCTCGAAGCCTATGTGGGTACCTATCTAAAAGAGGAAATTCAGCAGGAGGCACTCTCTCGCAATTTAGAGTCCTTTTCCAGGTTTCTTAAAGTGGCCGCCCTCATGAATGGCCAGGTCGTCAACGTGGCCGGCCTGTCCCGGGACGCCGGGGTTTCGCGGCCCAGCGTTGAACGGTATTTTTCGGTTCTCGTTGATACGTTGATTGGCTCGTGGGTCCCGGGGTGGCAGCCCCGTCTGAAAGTGCGTGAAAAACAAAATCCGAAATTTTATTTTTTTGACAGTGGGGTTGTTCGAACTATTTTGGGAACGGTGCGAGATCCCATGGAATCGTTTGAGCGGGGATTATTGTTTGAAACGTTTGTTTACAATGAGCTTCGCGCCGCCGCGCACTATCTGGACGTCGGGGGAGAGATCTTCTATTACCGAACTCCCGCCGGGGTTGAGGTCGATCTTATCTGGAGTCGGGGAAGAAAGGCCATTGGAATTGAAATCAAATCCGCCACGGAATGGCGGTCGGAATATGGAAAGGGGCTTCGCGACCTCTTGGATCAAGGGAAAATTCAGGCGGCCTATGGGGTCTACCGTGGAACCCGGGCCTTCTCCGATTCCCGGATCCGAATTTGCCCGTTCGAGCAATTTTCAAGCCAATTATTTGATGGAACCCTTTTTGCGTGA
- the holB gene encoding DNA polymerase III subunit delta', with protein MTLLNQTNRPLRDVLGQSAAVDLLAASLTAGRVPHAYLFTGPAGVGKRTAARAWAKILLCKNPPSPVLSCGVCGGCERVETGGHPDLLWVDFVRQAALLKETVEKQKSLKISTVREMERALRLKPLEGRVKIAVLTPADALGDDAAHALLKIVEEPPPGTHLILISSEAGSLLPTIRSRCQRVRFRPLAPEVVQDLLARDHGDRPVAELELAARSADGSVERARTLLEEGTGLDFDWQGCLLSELLAWCEGFQNPRLGRTVAERFLETLLARFQGEARAGDRDPDDLGWVLKALTRLRQNAGVSLTLEHLLLHLRRRARRRSEVS; from the coding sequence GTGACGCTTTTGAATCAAACAAATCGTCCTCTGCGGGACGTGCTCGGCCAGTCCGCCGCCGTGGATCTTCTCGCGGCCTCCCTCACCGCCGGGCGCGTGCCCCACGCCTATTTGTTCACCGGCCCGGCCGGTGTTGGAAAACGCACGGCGGCCCGGGCCTGGGCAAAAATCCTGTTATGCAAAAATCCGCCGTCTCCGGTTCTTTCTTGCGGGGTCTGCGGGGGTTGTGAGCGGGTGGAAACGGGCGGCCATCCGGACCTCCTTTGGGTGGATTTCGTTCGCCAGGCGGCGCTCTTAAAAGAGACCGTGGAAAAGCAAAAGTCCCTCAAGATTTCCACGGTGCGGGAGATGGAACGGGCGCTCCGCTTGAAACCCCTCGAAGGCCGGGTAAAGATCGCCGTTCTCACGCCTGCGGACGCGTTGGGGGACGACGCGGCCCATGCCCTGCTAAAGATCGTGGAGGAACCGCCCCCGGGAACCCACCTCATTTTAATTTCGTCGGAGGCGGGGTCTTTGCTCCCCACGATCCGGTCCCGCTGTCAGCGGGTGAGGTTCCGGCCCCTGGCGCCGGAAGTGGTGCAGGACCTCTTGGCTCGAGACCATGGGGATCGCCCCGTGGCCGAACTCGAGCTCGCGGCCCGGAGTGCGGACGGTTCCGTGGAGCGGGCGCGAACCTTGCTGGAGGAGGGAACGGGATTGGATTTTGATTGGCAGGGATGCCTTTTAAGCGAGCTTCTGGCGTGGTGCGAAGGGTTTCAGAACCCCCGCCTGGGCCGCACGGTGGCGGAACGGTTTTTGGAAACTCTTCTGGCCCGATTCCAAGGGGAGGCCCGGGCCGGAGACCGCGACCCGGACGACCTGGGCTGGGTTTTAAAAGCGCTCACCCGCCTCCGCCAAAACGCGGGTGTCAGTCTCACGCTGGAACACCTTTTGCTCCATTTGCGACGGCGAGCCCGGCGACGTTCGGAGGTTTCATGA
- a CDS encoding transposase: MFSVEAESLTLPSHQRLCRPRCRELCERPPKRRGKFFFRGLKRHENCNRSDPFWKRWYFWATHSRLAPLRKAAKTIKDHIANIMTYFHHRVTNAMSESINSKIQKIKQMACGFRNIENFKTSIYFHCGGLIYTHAKPGSPLFGSSGFGVGRF, encoded by the coding sequence ATGTTTTCCGTCGAAGCCGAATCCCTCACCCTACCCTCGCATCAGCGGCTCTGCCGCCCCCGGTGCCGTGAGCTCTGCGAACGGCCTCCCAAGAGGAGAGGGAAATTCTTTTTCAGAGGGCTAAAGAGACACGAAAATTGTAACCGTTCAGATCCGTTTTGGAAGCGGTGGTATTTTTGGGCCACACACAGCCGATTAGCGCCCCTTCGGAAAGCGGCGAAGACGATCAAGGATCATATTGCCAACATCATGACCTACTTTCATCATCGTGTCACCAATGCGATGAGTGAAAGCATCAACAGCAAGATTCAGAAAATCAAACAGATGGCCTGTGGCTTTAGAAACATAGAGAACTTCAAAACATCGATCTATTTCCATTGCGGGGGGCTGATTTATACCCATGCTAAACCCGGAAGCCCCCTCTTTGGGTCTTCCGGGTTTGGAGTGGGTCGTTTTTGA
- the wecB gene encoding UDP-N-acetylglucosamine 2-epimerase (non-hydrolyzing) has translation MSSNGSFVSKKSPPHGRKKILLIFGTRPEAIKMAPVAMELAKFPREFEPRIAVTAQHRGLLDQAMSLFGLKPHHDLGVMRVGQTLTDVSVRALSRLEPVLKEEHPDLVLVHGDTSTTLMATLAAFYQRIPVGHVEAGLRSHDDAHPFPEEINRKLTDGVAVLHFAPTAGAQRNLRREGVPPSKIFVTGNTGIDALQLGLKRLKTNPPHFPASAARIAKGPFILVTAHRRENFGQPLEEVFEALRAVAMARPTLGFIYPVHPNPNVRLPARRILGGLANVCLTDPLEYGPLIHLLKKCLFVVTDSGGIQEEAPSLGKPVLVLRAVTERPEAVRAGAARLVGTDGVHLKRWIEKLLDDAAFYRRMARTVNPYGDGRAAARTVAALRHYFFPRCRRPRDFSLGA, from the coding sequence ATGTCATCCAACGGATCGTTTGTGTCTAAAAAATCACCGCCCCATGGACGGAAAAAGATTCTCCTCATTTTCGGAACACGTCCCGAAGCCATCAAAATGGCCCCGGTGGCCATGGAATTGGCGAAATTTCCCCGGGAGTTCGAACCCAGGATCGCCGTGACGGCCCAGCACCGGGGCCTATTGGACCAAGCGATGAGCCTTTTCGGCCTCAAACCCCATCACGATCTCGGCGTCATGCGGGTCGGGCAAACCCTGACCGACGTTTCGGTCCGCGCGTTGAGCCGCCTGGAACCCGTTTTAAAAGAGGAACATCCTGATTTGGTTTTGGTTCACGGGGATACGTCCACAACCCTCATGGCCACCCTCGCCGCTTTCTATCAACGGATCCCCGTGGGCCACGTGGAGGCGGGACTGCGTTCCCACGACGACGCGCACCCCTTTCCGGAAGAAATCAACCGCAAACTGACGGATGGGGTGGCGGTCCTGCACTTCGCCCCGACGGCGGGAGCCCAGCGGAACCTGCGCCGGGAGGGCGTCCCGCCCTCCAAAATATTTGTAACGGGCAACACCGGCATCGACGCCCTTCAACTGGGTCTGAAGCGATTGAAAACCAATCCGCCTCATTTTCCAGCATCGGCGGCCCGCATCGCGAAGGGGCCCTTTATCCTCGTTACGGCCCATCGCCGGGAGAACTTCGGTCAGCCCCTGGAAGAAGTGTTCGAAGCCCTTCGGGCCGTGGCCATGGCTCGGCCCACCTTGGGTTTTATTTATCCCGTGCATCCGAACCCCAACGTTCGATTGCCCGCCCGTCGGATCCTGGGAGGCCTGGCCAACGTGTGTCTCACGGACCCGCTGGAATACGGTCCGCTTATCCACCTTCTCAAAAAATGTCTTTTTGTCGTGACCGATTCAGGCGGCATCCAGGAAGAGGCCCCGAGCCTGGGGAAGCCGGTCTTGGTTCTCCGCGCGGTGACCGAGCGGCCCGAGGCCGTCCGCGCGGGGGCGGCGCGTTTGGTGGGCACCGACGGCGTCCACCTCAAACGCTGGATCGAAAAGCTGTTGGACGACGCCGCCTTTTACCGCCGCATGGCCCGTACGGTCAACCCCTATGGCGACGGCCGCGCGGCCGCCCGCACGGTCGCGGCCCTTCGCCATTATTTTTTTCCTCGGTGTCGGCGTCCGCGCGATTTTTCATTGGGGGCTTGA
- the metG gene encoding methionine--tRNA ligase: MKPFYITTPIYYANDVPHIGHAYTTIAADVLARWRRLKGDQVHFLTGTDEHGAKIDQAARAAGKTPMEYLGPVVEKFKALWTRLGITQNDFIRTTEDRHKKAVQAVFEKLKAQGDIYLGAYEDWYCVPDETFWSEGDLLNGQCPTCGRTVEKLKEESYFFRLSAYQDRLLAHYEKNPDFLAPKSRAGEITNFVKSGLRDLSVSRTKVPWGIPVLSHPPHTVYVWFDALLNYISALGYSPSGSAPLFAEAWPAEVHFVGKEIFRFHAVIWPAMLMALGLPLPQRVFAHGWWTVEGEKMSKSRGNVVDPHAVAEVYGVDAFRYFLLREVPFGGDGDFSLQALLGRYNSELANALGNLLNRVLTLVEKNFEGLLDGAAATRELVPENAGAWLAEFDDSLNRLAFHEALEKVLTLVNRANKFAEDRAPWKLVKEDRDRARGVLVEMARALKLAALALHPVMPEITQEMWRQLGEPDPLAQAAPALLASGTLAFAPGQKVQKGAPLFPRKETPPR; the protein is encoded by the coding sequence ATGAAACCCTTTTACATCACGACCCCCATCTATTACGCCAACGACGTCCCCCACATCGGCCACGCCTACACCACCATCGCCGCCGACGTTTTGGCGCGTTGGCGCCGGCTGAAGGGCGACCAGGTGCATTTCCTGACCGGGACCGACGAGCACGGGGCCAAAATCGACCAGGCCGCCCGGGCGGCCGGAAAAACCCCGATGGAATATCTGGGCCCCGTGGTCGAAAAGTTCAAAGCCCTTTGGACCCGCCTCGGCATTACCCAGAACGATTTCATCCGCACCACCGAGGATCGGCATAAAAAAGCCGTCCAGGCCGTTTTCGAAAAGTTGAAGGCCCAAGGGGACATTTATCTGGGCGCCTATGAGGATTGGTACTGCGTGCCGGACGAAACGTTTTGGTCCGAGGGAGATCTGCTGAACGGCCAGTGCCCCACCTGCGGCCGGACCGTGGAAAAATTGAAGGAAGAAAGCTATTTCTTCCGACTGTCCGCTTACCAAGACCGCCTCCTGGCGCACTACGAAAAAAATCCGGATTTCTTGGCGCCCAAATCCCGGGCCGGGGAAATCACGAACTTCGTTAAGTCCGGTTTGCGGGATCTATCCGTTTCCCGCACCAAGGTCCCCTGGGGAATTCCGGTCCTGTCCCACCCGCCCCACACCGTCTATGTGTGGTTCGACGCGCTTTTAAATTATATCTCGGCCTTGGGATACTCCCCCTCGGGGTCCGCCCCTCTCTTCGCCGAGGCCTGGCCGGCGGAGGTTCATTTCGTCGGCAAAGAAATCTTTCGGTTCCATGCCGTCATCTGGCCCGCCATGCTCATGGCGCTGGGCCTGCCGCTCCCCCAGCGGGTTTTCGCTCACGGTTGGTGGACCGTGGAAGGGGAGAAAATGTCCAAATCCCGGGGCAACGTGGTGGACCCCCACGCCGTGGCCGAGGTCTACGGGGTGGACGCCTTCCGCTACTTCTTGTTGCGCGAAGTCCCCTTCGGCGGAGACGGGGATTTCTCGCTCCAGGCCCTGCTGGGCCGGTACAATTCCGAACTGGCCAACGCGCTGGGCAATTTGCTGAACCGCGTGCTCACTCTGGTTGAAAAAAACTTCGAGGGCCTGTTGGACGGCGCCGCCGCCACCCGGGAACTGGTGCCGGAAAACGCCGGCGCTTGGCTGGCCGAATTCGACGATTCCCTGAACCGCCTGGCGTTCCACGAAGCGTTGGAGAAGGTTCTGACCCTCGTTAATCGGGCCAACAAATTCGCCGAGGACCGCGCGCCCTGGAAACTGGTGAAAGAAGACCGCGACCGGGCGCGGGGGGTGTTGGTCGAAATGGCGCGGGCCCTCAAACTGGCGGCGCTGGCGCTCCATCCGGTCATGCCCGAGATCACCCAGGAAATGTGGCGGCAGTTGGGGGAACCCGACCCGCTGGCCCAAGCCGCGCCCGCCCTTCTCGCCTCGGGGACCCTCGCCTTCGCGCCGGGTCAGAAAGTCCAAAAAGGGGCGCCTCTCTTCCCGCGGAAGGAAACGCCGCCCCGGTGA
- a CDS encoding carboxypeptidase regulatory-like domain-containing protein, with translation MSLVELIIAMTLLSIGAVALMGTFQVIGRSIQTAKERSLATNLCQEQLQILKQKNYYRVLITTAPAYDARFTPAEPYDNSFFLPETIEEGGMRFTRYTFVEIAQEVSGNVTTLAPTSADTGMKLVTVTTLWQRRGETKKLQMRSVMSNPDAVMTNSILRGKVTNSVGAVAIPNANITLAENTGFTDTTNATGDYIVNLYPGNYNLMVTAPGFFDVLVPAVVPANAAVTVNVALNPMANRDLQGWVWLNDNLVISQIMGSTATALPSGMTAEYVEIFNPTTYTWTVAGDIRLTFQPLAWLGPQRDIVIDFTGSTVTLPSGGYYLFANTGPVTINGVSVMPDAVWDATVGGANDLNFPYFDTTPGAENYNAIPINTDGAQQGAGVIKLYQVSTGKLLDKVGWKGGGAGFWPPDYENNPIDQMVGLSDNEQYTRFSSTAGVSTTVGRAYDMGWNFYDFWDTAQAGGVRFAPHNRLSPLEPIVSGEVPIGGSVSCNDGLSTPADIDWDFFNNGVSNAWAGRYYLTNVATGTWSLYAAFNNAFQQIDNVVVPVGAGVLPMPNAATAPPWPAANTPHLFLTSSTTDGWVLGTVTKTNGTGISPAITVTNGMTSALASTVWPYRFFLKTSPGTYNLTANPGNLNSSYVSVSSPAVTVTVGQVTSGVDFVLPQGGGLFGFVTRDGVNPLPGIAITATNSSGLVEGTVVSAPDGKFRMANIATNTYTVETQLSSGETASPASFSTVVPVGAPVFVGTFTVSGASGFISGSVSLGGAPLRTGVVVVASTATIVTPPTINAATLLGAGYFLGSSYENGSYLLEVRGSTSTTYKVYAYYPTYSAGVWTNTVRSSTSVSVLPGFTKSG, from the coding sequence GTGTCCCTTGTCGAATTGATCATTGCCATGACGCTCCTGAGCATCGGGGCCGTGGCGCTCATGGGAACTTTCCAGGTCATCGGGAGGTCGATCCAAACGGCCAAAGAGCGCAGTCTCGCCACCAACCTCTGCCAAGAGCAACTGCAGATTCTCAAGCAGAAAAACTATTACCGCGTTCTCATCACCACCGCTCCGGCCTACGACGCGAGGTTTACCCCGGCGGAACCCTACGATAACTCGTTTTTCCTTCCGGAGACGATTGAGGAGGGCGGAATGCGGTTTACCCGCTATACGTTCGTGGAGATCGCCCAGGAAGTTTCGGGAAACGTGACCACCTTGGCGCCCACCTCCGCCGACACCGGCATGAAGCTGGTCACGGTGACCACCCTTTGGCAGAGGCGGGGCGAGACAAAAAAACTCCAAATGCGAAGCGTCATGTCCAACCCTGACGCGGTCATGACCAACAGTATCCTAAGGGGAAAAGTGACCAACTCGGTGGGCGCCGTGGCCATTCCGAACGCCAACATCACGCTGGCTGAGAACACGGGGTTCACGGACACCACCAACGCCACGGGAGATTACATCGTCAATCTTTACCCCGGGAACTACAACTTGATGGTGACCGCCCCCGGTTTTTTTGACGTGCTGGTTCCGGCGGTGGTGCCGGCCAATGCGGCGGTGACCGTGAACGTCGCGCTCAACCCCATGGCCAACCGCGACCTCCAAGGCTGGGTCTGGCTGAACGATAATTTGGTCATCAGCCAAATCATGGGAAGCACGGCCACGGCGCTCCCCTCCGGGATGACGGCCGAATACGTGGAGATATTCAATCCCACCACCTATACCTGGACGGTGGCGGGCGATATTCGTTTAACCTTTCAGCCCTTGGCGTGGTTGGGGCCCCAGCGCGATATCGTCATTGATTTTACCGGAAGCACCGTCACCCTTCCGTCCGGGGGCTATTACCTGTTCGCCAACACGGGTCCGGTCACCATTAACGGCGTCTCGGTCATGCCTGATGCCGTTTGGGACGCCACGGTGGGAGGAGCTAACGACCTGAACTTTCCTTACTTCGACACCACCCCGGGGGCGGAAAACTACAACGCCATTCCGATCAATACCGACGGCGCCCAACAGGGCGCCGGGGTCATAAAGCTCTATCAGGTGTCCACCGGAAAACTCCTCGACAAGGTGGGTTGGAAAGGCGGCGGCGCCGGGTTTTGGCCCCCCGATTACGAGAACAATCCCATCGACCAAATGGTGGGACTTTCGGACAACGAGCAATACACTCGTTTTTCCAGCACCGCCGGGGTCAGCACCACGGTCGGGCGCGCCTACGACATGGGGTGGAACTTTTACGATTTTTGGGATACGGCTCAGGCAGGCGGGGTGCGGTTCGCGCCCCACAACCGGTTGAGCCCCTTGGAGCCCATCGTTTCCGGCGAAGTCCCCATCGGCGGGTCGGTTTCCTGCAACGACGGTTTGTCCACGCCCGCCGATATCGATTGGGATTTTTTCAACAACGGTGTCAGCAACGCCTGGGCGGGCCGCTACTATTTGACGAACGTGGCGACCGGAACGTGGTCTCTCTACGCCGCGTTCAACAACGCGTTCCAGCAGATCGATAACGTGGTGGTCCCTGTCGGCGCCGGCGTGCTCCCCATGCCGAACGCCGCCACCGCTCCCCCCTGGCCGGCGGCGAACACGCCGCACCTGTTCCTGACCTCCTCCACCACCGACGGCTGGGTTTTGGGGACCGTCACAAAAACCAATGGCACGGGGATTAGCCCCGCCATTACGGTGACCAACGGGATGACCAGCGCGCTCGCTTCGACGGTTTGGCCCTACCGCTTTTTCCTCAAAACCTCGCCCGGGACCTATAATCTGACGGCCAATCCCGGCAACCTCAATAGTAGCTACGTGAGCGTTTCCTCTCCCGCCGTGACCGTAACGGTCGGCCAGGTGACCTCCGGGGTCGACTTCGTCCTTCCCCAGGGGGGGGGCCTTTTTGGTTTTGTCACCCGGGACGGGGTCAATCCTTTGCCGGGCATCGCGATTACGGCGACCAACTCCTCGGGGCTGGTCGAAGGGACGGTGGTGTCCGCCCCGGACGGGAAGTTTCGCATGGCGAACATCGCGACGAACACCTATACCGTGGAAACCCAGCTGAGTTCCGGAGAAACCGCCAGTCCCGCCTCTTTTTCCACCGTGGTCCCGGTGGGGGCGCCCGTTTTCGTCGGAACGTTCACCGTTTCCGGGGCCAGCGGTTTCATCTCCGGCTCCGTCTCGTTGGGAGGCGCTCCCTTGCGAACCGGCGTGGTGGTGGTGGCCTCCACCGCCACCATCGTCACTCCGCCGACCATCAACGCGGCCACTCTCTTGGGCGCCGGCTATTTTCTGGGTTCCTCCTATGAAAACGGCTCTTATCTCTTGGAAGTCCGGGGAAGCACCAGCACCACGTACAAGGTCTATGCCTATTATCCCACCTACTCCGCCGGGGTTTGGACCAACACGGTCCGAAGTTCAACCAGCGTGAGCGTTCTGCCGGGTTTCACAAAATCGGGGTGA
- the tmk gene encoding dTMP kinase, with product MFITFEGGEGSGKSTQAHLLAARLQGLGIPVVHTREPGGTSIAESVRRVLLHPQSRIAPMTELLLYEAARAQHLAEVVVPALLAGRVVICERYTDATEAYQGYGRGLPRREIQILNKIATGGLTPSLTFLLDVPVRRGLSAARGLAKRLSRRTAKTSGGDRMEREPALFHQRVRRGYLALARREPRRFRVIPWGGSVAEVSGRIWAHVDRRLPRRRP from the coding sequence CTGTTCATCACTTTTGAGGGGGGGGAGGGGTCGGGGAAAAGCACCCAGGCCCACCTGTTGGCCGCCCGACTGCAGGGGCTTGGGATTCCCGTTGTTCATACGCGGGAACCCGGCGGGACGTCCATCGCGGAGTCCGTGCGGCGGGTCCTGCTCCACCCCCAAAGCCGCATCGCCCCCATGACGGAACTATTGCTTTACGAAGCCGCCCGGGCGCAACATTTGGCGGAGGTGGTGGTCCCGGCTCTGTTGGCGGGCCGGGTGGTGATCTGCGAACGGTACACTGACGCCACCGAAGCCTACCAAGGCTATGGCCGGGGTCTCCCCCGCCGGGAAATCCAAATTTTGAACAAGATCGCCACGGGGGGGCTCACGCCTTCCCTCACCTTTCTCTTGGACGTTCCCGTTCGGCGCGGCCTTTCGGCGGCTCGCGGATTGGCGAAACGGCTCTCCCGACGGACAGCCAAAACCAGCGGGGGGGACCGCATGGAACGGGAACCCGCGCTCTTCCACCAGCGCGTGCGGCGCGGCTATTTGGCTTTGGCCCGGCGGGAACCCCGCCGGTTCCGGGTGATCCCCTGGGGGGGATCCGTGGCGGAGGTGAGCGGGCGGATTTGGGCCCACGTGGATCGCCGTCTCCCCCGGAGGCGACCGTGA
- a CDS encoding prepilin-type N-terminal cleavage/methylation domain-containing protein, translating into MKRRPTSGFTLAELMMVVALMAGIMMVAVPLLIHTGRFFWLNRTRVELQRAAREVMDTVTKNLRQAQSSTIVIDRLNVNQPYYSRLSFTTINGLSLTYALNGTLLQETRGGKTRTLSDDARFVNFYLPKSSDMTIISVSLTFEKAIYQGKTKALHVASERVRVMN; encoded by the coding sequence GTGAAACGCCGACCGACGAGCGGTTTCACCCTGGCCGAGTTGATGATGGTCGTGGCCTTAATGGCCGGGATCATGATGGTGGCCGTCCCGCTTTTGATCCACACCGGCCGGTTCTTTTGGCTGAACCGGACCCGGGTCGAACTTCAACGGGCCGCGCGGGAGGTGATGGACACCGTGACGAAAAATCTGAGGCAAGCCCAATCCAGCACCATCGTGATCGATCGTTTGAACGTGAACCAGCCTTACTACTCGCGGCTCAGTTTCACCACCATCAACGGGCTCAGTCTCACTTATGCCCTGAATGGGACCCTCTTGCAAGAAACCCGCGGAGGGAAGACCCGGACCCTTTCGGACGATGCGCGTTTCGTGAACTTTTACCTTCCCAAATCCAGCGACATGACCATCATTTCCGTATCGTTGACTTTCGAAAAAGCGATTTATCAGGGAAAAACCAAAGCCTTGCACGTGGCCTCGGAGCGGGTCCGGGTGATGAACTGA
- a CDS encoding ATP-binding protein: MIKRAFWIRRLEAAWRTAPIVWLAGVRRVGKTILAESLDEGRTEYFDCERPALEEMSKDPDLFFKSRSKPLIVLDEIHRLRDPSRLLKIGADHYPQFKILATGSSTLAASDLFKDTLSGRKQTVHLVPVLWTELESFDVSLEKRLTQGGLPPALLAPKKEAGWYREWMDSFFARDIQRLFRFRDIEKFQWFLEYVLKQSSGLFEISQASRDLGISRPTVESHLRALTVTQAITIVRPFHGGGNSELVRRPKVYGFDTGFVSFCRGWDPPRPSDFGALWEHMVLEFLRAIRPEHPIFYWRDGSDREVDFVLVQDRDTVDAIECKWNPDQFDPAALRAFRTAYPQGKNYLVTPRGGPFYDRSYKEMTVRVCNPSALPGSFHP; the protein is encoded by the coding sequence ATGATAAAGAGAGCTTTCTGGATACGTCGGCTTGAAGCCGCGTGGCGTACAGCCCCGATTGTTTGGCTCGCAGGGGTCCGACGTGTGGGTAAAACGATTTTGGCGGAAAGTCTCGATGAGGGGAGAACGGAATATTTTGACTGCGAGCGGCCCGCGCTCGAAGAAATGTCAAAAGACCCGGACCTTTTTTTCAAATCCCGTTCAAAACCCCTTATTGTTTTGGACGAGATCCATCGGTTGCGGGACCCAAGCCGGCTCTTGAAAATTGGGGCTGACCATTACCCCCAGTTCAAAATCCTCGCCACCGGGTCGTCCACCTTGGCGGCCAGCGATTTGTTCAAAGATACCTTGTCGGGCAGAAAACAAACCGTTCACCTGGTGCCCGTGCTCTGGACAGAGCTCGAATCCTTCGACGTGAGCCTAGAAAAAAGGCTGACCCAAGGGGGTTTGCCCCCCGCCCTTCTTGCCCCGAAGAAAGAAGCGGGTTGGTACCGGGAATGGATGGATTCCTTCTTCGCCCGGGACATTCAAAGGCTCTTTCGCTTTCGAGATATCGAAAAGTTCCAATGGTTCCTTGAATATGTGCTCAAGCAAAGCTCGGGCCTTTTTGAGATCAGCCAGGCCTCCCGCGATTTGGGGATTTCACGGCCCACGGTGGAAAGCCACCTGCGGGCTTTGACCGTCACACAAGCCATCACCATCGTTCGCCCTTTCCACGGTGGGGGAAATTCGGAATTGGTCCGCCGACCGAAAGTGTATGGGTTTGATACGGGGTTCGTCAGCTTTTGTCGGGGGTGGGATCCTCCTCGTCCAAGCGATTTCGGCGCCCTTTGGGAGCATATGGTTTTGGAATTCCTTCGAGCCATTCGGCCGGAGCATCCCATTTTCTATTGGCGGGACGGATCGGACCGGGAGGTGGATTTCGTCCTCGTGCAAGATCGCGACACCGTGGATGCCATTGAATGCAAGTGGAACCCAGACCAATTCGACCCCGCCGCCCTCCGCGCGTTTCGGACCGCTTATCCCCAAGGAAAAAATTACCTCGTCACACCCAGGGGGGGCCCCTTCTACGACCGTTCGTATAAAGAAATGACGGTCCGCGTATGCAACCCCTCCGCTCTCCCCGGTTCCTTCCACCCGTAA